The Cytophagales bacterium DNA window ATAAGGAGGTATCACCATCGCCAAATTCAGGGACACTCATCAGCTCATTTTGGATTGCTTTTGCCGGTCCGAGCAAGTCAATTTCTCCTTTCATAGCTCTTTTGAGCAGCATATCCATGATCAGCATCCGGTTGATCTCGTTTGTGCCTTCAAATATCCTGTTGATGCGAGCATCACGATAAGCTCGTTCCATAGGATATTCTGCTGAATAACCATATCCTCCATATATTTGGACTCCTTCGTCTACCACATAATCAATCATTTCAGAGCCAGCGACCTTCAGGATAGCGCATTCAACAGCATATTCTTTAGCAGCTCCCAGCAATGCCTCTTCATGGCTTTTTCCTTGCTCTATCGATGACTTTTCAGCGCTGTCAATACTATTACTTGCACGATATAGTGCAGATTCACAGGCATAAATGCGTATTGCCTGTTCGGCAAGCTTATGCTGGATCGCTCCGAAGTTGGCGATCGGCTGTCCGAACTGTTCACGTTCATTGGCATAAGAAACAGAAAAGCTGCATATTTTTTTGGCGCCACCTGTTGTTGCGGCTCCTAATTTGAACCTGCCAATATTCAATATATTAAAGGCGATAAGGTGGCCTTTGCCGATCTCTCCCAATAGATTTTCAGCCGGTACTTTACAGTTTTCAAAGAATACCTGCCGGGTGGAAGAACCCTTAATGCCCAATTTATGTTCTTCATCACCAAGTGTGATCCCGCCAAAATCTTTCTCAACAATAAATCCTGTAAATTTATCACCATCTACCTGCGCAAAAACGATAAATACATCAGCAAAACCTGAATTGGTGATCCATATCTTTTGTCCGTTTAAAATATAATGTTTTTTGTCTTTGGAAAGCACTGCCTTGGTTTTGGCTGCTAAGGCATCAGAACCTGAGCCAGGTTCAGTTAAAGCATAACAAGCTACCAATTCACCGGTAGCAAGCTTTGGCAAATATTTCTTCTTTTGCTCATCAGTACCAAAATACAAGATAGGCAGCGTGCCGATACCTGTATGAGCCATCATAGAAACAGTGAAGGAGTACCCTGACCCAATTACTTCGCACATCAGTGTAGAGGAATTAAAATCTTTTCCAAATCCTCCATACTTTTCAGGCAGAGAAAATCCAAGCAGCCCCAGCTCTCCGGCTTTATT harbors:
- a CDS encoding acyl-CoA dehydrogenase, with protein sequence METQTIKTAGSIKGGEFLVKETQPQEVFIPEQFDEEQRMIVDMCEDFLKKEVFPHLDRIDKHEKGLMESLMNKAGELGLLGFSLPEKYGGFGKDFNSSTLMCEVIGSGYSFTVSMMAHTGIGTLPILYFGTDEQKKKYLPKLATGELVACYALTEPGSGSDALAAKTKAVLSKDKKHYILNGQKIWITNSGFADVFIVFAQVDGDKFTGFIVEKDFGGITLGDEEHKLGIKGSSTRQVFFENCKVPAENLLGEIGKGHLIAFNILNIGRFKLGAATTGGAKKICSFSVSYANEREQFGQPIANFGAIQHKLAEQAIRIYACESALYRASNSIDSAEKSSIEQGKSHEEALLGAAKEYAVECAILKVAGSEMIDYVVDEGVQIYGGYGYSAEYPMERAYRDARINRIFEGTNEINRMLIMDMLLKRAMKGEIDLLGPAKAIQNELMSVPEFGDGDTSLFGDEKKAVENMKKASLMIAGFAAQKYMQKLANEQEILMNCADMVINTYLSESTLLRTQKLIDLQGEDTCQTQIEITKTYINDAMDRLYLAAKSAIYAMCEGDELKLLSLGLKRFTKKEPFNTIKSRRSIAGKLIKANKYDL